The genomic interval GGCATAAACAATGGCATTCGATTTCACAAATTTGGCCACTTTCCATGCAAAGATAAGATCATGCATTTCTTTTTCAGAAGGCTGACGTTGAGTAACCACTTTTAGGTCGGCTTCTGTAATCATGCCGTTGTCGCGTTCTTGCACCAATAGACCGCCGTTTACGCGTTTATAGTCTAAGCCATTGACGCGCTCGGTTGACCACTCGCCGGTTTCCAATAAGCGAACGTTTTTCTTGCTTGCAACAGCTAAGCGAGCATCGCTGGAAACACTTGGTGCAATGATGACTTCTACGAATTGACGCTCAACAATGGCAGCAGCCGTTTCGCCATCTAATTCACGGTTGAAAGCAATGATGCCGCCGAATGCAGATTCAGTATCGGTGGCGAAGGCTAAGTCGTAGGCTTCTTTGATGCCATTTTCGCTGACGGCTACACCACAAGGGTTGGCGTGTTTAACGATGACACAGGCAGGTTTAGTAAAGGATTTTACACACTCAAGCGCTGCATCTGTATCAGCCACGTTATTGAATGAAAGCTCTTTACCTTGAATTTGTTGAGCCGTTGCAATGCTGGCTTCTTTGGGATTGGCTTCCACATAAAACGCTGCATTTTGGTGAGGGTTCTCACCATAGCGCATGTCCTGTGCCTTAACAAATTGGGTGTTGAACGTACGCGGGAATTCAGACATATCTGCTGTAGTCAGCTCGTCTGCTTGTTGATTAATGCGACCAAGATAGTTAGCAATCATACCGTCGTACGCAGCAGTGTGTTCAAACGCTTTTAGTGCTAGATCAAAACGCAATTTCGAGCTTAGGCCTTTTTTATTCTCGATATCCGCTAGAACAGCATCGTAGTCTGATGCATTCACCACAATACCTACGTGGGCGTTATTTTTCGCCGCACTTCGAACCATGGTTGGACCACCGATATCAATGTTTTCAATGGCATCTTCCAACGTGCAATCGGGATTCGCTGTGGTCGCTTCAAACGGGTATAGATTGACTACGACTAGATCAATAGGGTTGATTCCGTGCTCGCTCATGACGGCATCGTCTTGTCCGCGACGTCCTAAAACACCACCGTGGATTTTAGGATGAAGCGTTTTGACACGGCCATCCATCATTTCAGGGAAACCTGTGTAATCGCTTACCTCAATGGCATCAACACCATTTTCGCGTAACAGTTTGAAGGTACCACCAGTGGAGAGAATCTCTACATTTTGTGCCGCTAGGGCTTGAGCGAATTCTACGATGCCGGTTTTATCAGAAACACTGATAAGCGCGCGACGAACAGGAGTAATTGCGGATGCACTTGCCATAGTTGATCAATTAGTCAATTTTTCAAGAGGTTAAAAGCAAAGACGCTGCAAAAGCAGCGTCCAGTGTGTCGATGTGATAGGGCTTAAAGCATACCGTACTGTTTTAGCTTCTTACGCAGCGTACCGCGATTTAAGCCAAGTAATACCGATGCTTTTGTTTGGTTATCGCGAGTGTAGCGCATTACCACTTCCAACAAAGGCGCCTCTACTTCTGATAAAACCATTTCATAGACGTCACTTACAGGCTGTCCGTCTAGTTGAGCAAAATAACTCTCTAGAGCTTGTTCAACGCTGTCACGCAAAGTCTGAGTGTTCTCTGTAGATAAGCCTGTATTACCTGCTGGTGATACCGTGCTTTGCTCAAGAGGGTTGTTTAGTTCTGGCGCTTCATGGGTACTCATGCCGCTTGTTCCTTCCCCAGGTGTTGATTAAAAAAAGTCTTTATTAATGCTATTTGGTCTTCACAGGATTCCAGTTGGTTAAACTGTTTCCGTACAGCACGATCGTGATCATGCGCTTGAAGATACCAACCCACGTGTTTTCTCGCGATGCGTACACCTAAGTAATCACCGTAGAACCCATATAGAGCGTGTAAATGCCCGATCAGAATGGCTTCTACTTCTTTGATTGAAGGTGCTGCTAGCGGTTCACCCGTGGTTAAAAAATGGTTTATCTCTCTAAATATCCAAGGACGTCCTTGGGCAGCACGACCTAGCATTACCCCATCTGCGCCTGTGTAATCTAATACGAATTTGGCCTGTTCGGCGTTGGTGATATCGCCATTGGCCAAAACCGGAATGTTTACATTCTGCTTGATGGTTTTAATGGTGTCGTATTCCACCTCACCTTTGTAGCCACAGCTACGGGTGCGTCCATGGATCGCCAACGCGGCAATCCCTATTTCTTCTGCCATTCCTGCAAGAACGGGCGCATTTTTATGCTCTGGCGCCCAACCAGTGCGCATTTTCAGCGTTACTGGTATGTCAACGCTATCCACAACAGCCTGAAGGATGTCTCTTACCAAGACTTCATCCTTCATTAACGCACTGCCTGCGGCTTTGTTACACACCTTCTTGGCAGGGCAACCCATGTTGATATCAATAATCTGAGCACCATGAGCAGCCGACATAATGGCCGCTTGCGCCATCATTTCAGGATCGCCACCGGCAATTTGTACTGAAATGGGTTCAGCTTCACCTGCATGATCCAAGCGCTGCCGAGACTTGCGACTGTTCCACAGTTTAACGTCGCTAGTCACCATTTCACTGACTACCAATCCCGCCCCCAATTGACGACATAACTGTCGAAAAGGTCGATCTGTGACACCCGCCATTGGTGCAAGCACCACAGGGTGTTGAATAGTGTATTGACCGATCTGGAACATGGGTGACAAGTTGGTTGTTTTTTGCTCGTTTTAAGAGGCGGCTATGATACTCGCAAAGTAGGGAAGGCGAAAGGCTTGACAGGGCCTGTTTTCATCAAAAATTGATGATTTTTTCTCCAGCCAGTAGTTATGAAAAAGTCAACAGTTGATTTTTATTTGCGAGTGCTTACAAACGCGGTTGCTCTTACAACAGTCGCCTTACGGAGCGACGAATCGCACTCGATAACTGCTTGCTTGAGGACCGGGGTCTTGAATATCTAATGCGATATGAACCGGTGTGTTAGAGGGCATGCGATCCAAGCCAGCCGCTTCGCCAGCTAAATATTCACTGGGTAGGAAAAGTCGCTGAGCCATTACTTTTCCATTTTTATCGGTGAAACTGAGTTCCACTTTGGGAAACGCCTGTGGGTAATCTGCATGGTTCATAAACAGAATGTCTACTACCAAAGCATTTTGGTAATCACTATGGCTGCTAACCTGTGGGCTCGTGGTAGTGCGAATTTTTTTCAGATCGTACGTGGACGGTAACTCGCAACCTAACACTTGGCAGGATTGTTGGTATAAAGGTCGATACTCAGCCTGGCGAGACCAAGAATCAAAATTAAAAAAGAAAACCTGGCCTATCAAGACTAAGGTTAAAACGATGCAGCCAGAGAATAGGGCGATCAGCCTTGCCTTGCTGGTTTTTTGCGGCAAGCTTAGATCAATAGGATCATTGTCAATGTAAGCAAAGTTTTGCTTCGCCACTGGATCTGGAGCGTTTTGCTTGAGCTGCTTCGGTGTTTGACTAACAGGCATTGCGAAATCATTAGCGTCGCTATCACTGTCATCTAATAAGGCTTCCGCCCAGCTTTCATCATTGCTGGTATCGCTGTCGTCTTTGACACTTTCTTTCAGTTTATCGCTGTCAGAGAAGAATGGGTCTTCGATTTCTTCAGGATTGAGAGATAGAAAGTCTTCGCTGATTTCCAAGCCTTTTTCTTCGTCTTGAATCAGCACATCACCATCATCAATAAGGTCTTCATCTGGATCATCGGCAAAAACAATATCGTCATCGCTGTCTAGTAAATGGTTACTGGATTTGTTTTCACTGGCACTTGGATGGTTTTCGCTCTCCTCGGCAAACATGTCTTGTGTTCGATCATCTTTGCTTACTGGCGTATCAGATGGTTTTTCTTCTTGAAAATGATCACTCGCACGGAAAACTTGTAAACAGGCACCACAACGCACCGCACCCTTGGCTACTTTTAGCTGAGCATCGGTGACGCGAAATGTGGTGTCACATTTTGGACACTTTGTAATGTGGGCCTGATTTGTCATGGGCGCTATTATTATGGCTTGTTGTTATGATTTAAAGCGCTAATTATTGATTACACTCGTTTTTTTGCGCAAATGCGCACCCAGCCATCTTCTTCATCAATGGATAATATGTCGCATTCCGAGTCGTAGGCCGTGGCAACGGTCTGTCCTTGGCTGGCTAAAATACCGCTGAGTACTAGGTCGCCGCCTGGTTTCAAATAACTCAGAATGCTGTCTTTTAATTCTACAAGGGGGCCAGCTAAAATGTTGGCGAGCACCAAATCTGCTTGTTGTTGAGGGGCGTCTTCTGGCAAACAATAGTGGTAACTGTCTGGGTTAAGCCCATTTCGCTCACTGTTTTCATTGCTGGCAAGGATCGCTTGTGGGTCGATATCGATACCCAGTAAATCACGGGCCCCCAATAACATCGCAGCGATGCCTAAGATACCACTGCCGCAACCAAAGTCGATAATGGAGCGATTATCCAGCTGCTGTCCGTCTAGCCATTTCAGGCATAGAGAAGTTGTAGCATGTGTGCCGGTGCCAAAAGCTAAGCCTGGATCCAGTTTAAGATTCACAGCGTTTTTATCTTCAGGTTCTAACCAGCTTGGGCAAATCCATAAACGTTGTCCAAACGGCATAGGTTTAAACGTATCCATCCACTCACGAACCCAGTCTTTATCTTCAACCAGTTCGAGTTTGTAATTAGGAAACGTTTGCTGGGTCTCTTGCTCGTACAAGGCTTTAAGCTGTTGCATCTGTAATTGCAGTGGTTTTTCCGCATCAAATAGGGCAACTAACTTCAATTGATCCCAAAGCGGTGTCGTACCCAATGGCGGTTCATATATTGGTTGATTTGCACCATCTTTGAGAGTGATGGCGTCGGCACCAATAGCCATGAGCAAATCTTCGATCTCTTGGCTTTGTTGGGCGTTGATATCAACGATGGCTTGAATCCACGGCATGTTTGTGTCTTTTGCTTCAACTTAAAAAGGGCGCCACTATAGCGGCTTTACCGACGGTGCGCTAGGCGCGTTCTACTTGCTGTATGGCCGCTTGCAACGCTAAATCATAGCCTTGAACACCCAATCCGCAAATGACACCCACGGCGACATCACTAAAGTAGCTGTGATGACGAAACGCCTCGCGTTGATGAACGTTGGATATATGCAGTTCAATGAATGGTATTGCCACTCCAAGTAGAGCATCTCTCAGCGCAACACTCGTGTGGGTAAAAGCGGCCGGGTTGATAATGATGAAATCAATATCTTCACCCTTTGCTTCATGAATACGTTCAATCAATTCGTATTCGGCATTGCTTTGAAAGGTCAGTACATGATGGCCTGCGGTTTGACCCTGATGAATGAGGCGCTGTGATACATCGTCCAGCGTATCTGCACCATAAATATCGGGTTCTCGAGTGCCGAGTAAATTGAGATTGGGGCCGTTTAGTACCAGTATGGACGCCATTATTATACTCTTCAGAAATAAAACGAGTTTGCCTAATGCCTGTCACTCTGTAAAGTCCTGAAAAATGCGGGTATTAGTCGTCCTCGACATAGAGCTGAACATTATTGCGCCCTTGTTTTTTTGCTTCGTATAAAGCTTCGTCAGCATGCTCAATAATGAATTCACTATTGCTTCCCGTAAATTCACATACGCCGCCACTGAAGCTGACGGTAAATTCCGTTTCCCATGTGCTGTGAACAAGTTGGCTGAATACTTTGCGAATTTCATTCATCACGTGGAGGGCATCATGGCCTTTGGTGTTGGGCATGACGATGGCAAATTCTTCACCGCCATAGCGACCAATGCTATCACTACGTCGTAATCGTTGTTTAAGAAAAAGAGACAGTGCAGAGATAACCTTGTCGCCCACTGGATGGCCATAGTTGTCGTTGATCTTTTTGAAAAAGTCGATGTCGATCATAGCAAAGCTGAGTGGCTCGTCATTTTCACAAGACTGCTGACAAGCTTGATAGAGACGCTCAAGTATATGGGTGTGATTGTACAGTCCTGTAAGGCTGTCTTTTACGATCAAATTATTTAATACCCGCGCACGCTGACCGCGATTTTGCACTGTGGTGGCTAAGTGGCCGGGATCGACAGGTTTAGTGAGAAAATCATCTCCGCCGTGGCTCATGGCGTTTAGCTGGATATCAATATCTTCTTCACCGGATAAAAAGATGATGGGGATGCGCACATATTCTGGTTGTTGGCGAATAACTGAGGCAAGCTCTGTACCTGTGCAGCCGGGCATATACATGTCCATGACAATTATTTCAGGTTGGAATGCAGTCATGGTGTCCAGCATAACCATAGGATCGATGATGACTTCTGTTTCCATACCTGCAGATTTAAGCGCTTTTTCAGTGAAGAGTGCTTGGCTTTTGGAATCGTCGACAATGAGTACTTTGTAAGGGGCTTCAGGTTGCGGATTATAGAACTTTTCAACAGCACGAATAATTTGCGGCACCTGAGGCCTTGCTAAGAAGCGTATGCCACCGGCACGACTGGCTTCCAATCTCTGTTGCAGCGTGGCGTTACCGCTTTCACTTACAAAGATCTTGGGAAGTAATGCGTTATCAGTATTATGCAATGCCTGCATCAGTTCTAGGCCATGATTGCTTTGTGCGAAATCGACATCGGCGATAAAAAGAGCAATGTCTTCTTGCCCTAAGACTTGATAAAAGTGACTCTCAGACGTCACCAAAATATTGTTAATACTGAAGTGCTCAAGCTGCTCGGTGAGTTTAACACCCAGCTCAGGGTTCAGTAGTAAGACCACTGGTCTAACCTTGGGTATGGCATCAGGGCTGTTATTATCTCCGTGACGCAGACTGCTTTGACCCAATTTAAGCATATGGGTATTGAGTTTACTGAGCTGTTCGTGGGTGCCTTTACCTTTATTATTGTGTAAGAGTTTAAGTTGAGTAATGAGAGTCTTTGCTAGCTCTTCATACTGAGGTGTATCAAATCGTTGGGCATGTCGCAGAAGCTTTTCGACTCCTAGGATTAACTCGTGAACCATTCGTGCATCCAGAGCTTGGTTTTCTAAACTGCGCCAGCGGTCAAAGATAATGCGAGCCTGATTGGATACCCGGCTAGCAAAATGACGTTTCATGGCTTCAGAAGCACTTTCTTGTTCTAAGTGACTCATATTCGCATCCTCTACTCCTTAAACCATAGCAAGCTTCTGACTAATTTCCTGAACGCAATATAGGTTTTGCGTATTGATCCGCTAAAAATCCACATAAAGTCAATTTTGGTGCCTATAGTTATTAAATGGTCATTTGTAATTTTCAGCCAAAGGCAGTGTGGATAGGTGAGTAGCATGATTAGGCATAGGGATGGCATGACAAGCTTGACCTGTATAGCAATGCTGCTCGTAGGGGTTTGCTTGGCGCAAAGTGTCTCGCAGCTAATTGATAAAAAATTGATCGAATACGCCAGCGACCGCTATGGCAACTCAGTTGTAAAAAAACTACATACTTGGGGTGAAACTGTGGTTGCACAGCAGCCCAATTCAGAACAACAAAAGCTACAAGTCTTGAATGTCTTTTTTAATGAGCAACTACGTTTTCGGGACGACATCGATATTTGGAAACAAGAGGACTATTGGGCGACTCCGTTGGAAGCGTTTGCACAAGGGGCGGCTGATTGTGAAGACTATGTCATTGCGAAATACTTTTCCCTTGTTCAAGCAGGTATTGCTGAAGAAAAGCTACGCATCATGTATGTCAAAGCCCTAGAGTTAAATCAAGCACACATGGTGCTAGCCTATTACGCTACACCTCGCTCACAGCCATTAATTTTGGATAACTTGATCGATCAAATTAAGCCAGCAGGCAAACGTCGTGATTTAAGCCCAGTATATAGTTTTAATGCATCAGGTCTCTGGCTTGAGCGTATGCGAGGTAATAGTATAAAGGTGGGGAACCCTAATCGACTTAATCGCTGGACGGATTTATTAGTACGTATGAAATCTCAAGGTTTGGAAGCGTGGTTTAAGCCACCACAGTTAGGTAATTAACAAGGAATAACTATGAGTATTCGACGGCAACTGGCCATTGGTATCGGCCTACTCATGATTGTGATTATGGGCGGTAATTTCATTATTAATGTGAAGCAACTGGTTGCGCATTACGAAGCGCAATTGCAAGCGCGCGCAGATGAAACAGCGACCACGCTGGCATTGAGTATGACGCAAAGTGCAGAACGGTATGATGATGCGAGCTTACGATCTATGGTGGACGTAATCTTTGATCGTGGCCAATTCAAGCAGGTCCGTTTTGATTATGTTGATAGCGATAAATTTGTTGCACGCTACGCTCCAGAAGAAGATGTCCATGATGTGCCGTATTGGTTTCAATCCGTTATTGATATGCAAGCAGGGTATGCGCAAGAACAAGTAAGCAAAGGCTGGCAACAACTCGGAATATTATCAGTAAAAATGCATACCGCACCCATGTATCAGCAATTGTGGATAATGTTTAAGGCCGAATTGGCATGGTTTGCTATCATGGGGTTAATTGTCGTCTATGGCATTCGCTTATTACTTAATTGGCAGCTACAGCCTTTACAAGATATTTTGGTGCTGGTGGACAAGTTAGCCCGTAATCAATTTGTGCATATTCATAAGCAACCCAAATCAAAAGAATTGGTTGACCTTGTATCTGCGATGAATCGCTTGAGTGATCGTCTCAATGCGAGTTTCGTTGCCCATAGTGAAACCGTTGGGCGATTACAACAGGCCAACTTCGATGACGCCCTAACACAACTAAAAAATCGCCGAGGTTGGGAGCAGTTTTTACAAGAATGGATGACTGAAAATAGCTTTCGTCCTGGATGGGCGATGCTTATCCGTATAGACAATTTGCAAAGCCTAAACAGTGAATTTGGTCAAACTAAAGTCGATGAGCTTTTGTTGCAAATTGCCATATTCCTCAAAACCCATGGTTCACTTAATCAAGAGCATGTTTCTATTGCCCGCACTGGTGGTGGTGAGTTCTGGATATTCTGCCCAGACCCATTAGACAAACAATTTACTAAACATATTAGTGAACTTGTCGAATCGCTGACCAGGCTCAGTTTTGTTGAACAATTTTGCGCTGAAATTTACGCCGCGGCGTTACCGGTGCAGAGCGTTATTGCTCCAGCGAGTCTCAAACATCAGTTGGATCTGCTTTTTAACCGAGCTAGAACTGAGCATAAGACTTTACTGATTGGAGAAATGACGGATCACACCTTTACCAATTGGGTTCATTGGCAAAAGGCTTTGGTCGAGGCGTTGAATGGACAACATTTGCAATTGTATCGTCAACCTCTATTTAACATTGAAGGTGAGATCATCCAATACGAGCTGCATAGCCGACTTAAAATGGATGATCGCGTCATGGCCGCGGGCGAATTCTGGCCCCTCGTCGAGCGCTTGAAGATGACTCGAGAGTTCGATGAGCGTGTGATCGAGCTATTTATTAAACAGTTCGACAAGTGGCAATCAGTTGATACATGGGTCATTAACATTAGCGGCGCCAGCATTAATCAGTTTTCTTTTAGGGCGTGGGTTGAAGAAACCTTAACGGCGGACTTGCGCAAAAAAATCATGTTGGAGTTCAGTGAGTATACACTTGCTAACCTATCGGGTGGTGCAGAGAATTGGTTGCATAAAATGGCCGATCAAGGTCTGCGTATTAGTGTTGATCACTTAGGCACGTCAGGTAGGAATTTCAGTTTCCTTTCGCGCTTTCCTATTACTCAAGGCAAGATCCAGAGACGCTATATACACAATATAAACCAACATACTGAACATCGTTTTTTCGTCACGGGTATGATTCAAATTCTCCATGGACAGAAGGCTCTGTGTCTTGCCGAAGGTGTCGAAACCCATGCAGAAAAATCCATGTTGATCGAGTTGGGAATTGACGGTGTTATGGGGTACGGTTTGGCCGAACCTGAACACTGGCGCTAGTGCTTATGCCATGTGCTGGCTCAGTTGAATAGAAGTTTGCTATAGTGGGGCCACTTCCTTGAGACTGGAGAGCACGCTTTATGAATCAACGATATTCAAGAATCGCTACCTTTTGTTTGGTATTTTTTTCCCTTTTAGGTACGAATCAGGCTGTAGCAGATTTAACGGCAAAAGACGGCTGGGTACGAGCACTACCGCCCACACAACCTAATACAGCGGCGTTTTTAACGCTTAGTAACAGTGGTGAAAAGTCTATCGTTCTTGTCGATGTTCGATCTGAGGCCGCTAAAAAAGTTGAGTATCATAGCCACAAAAAACAAGCATCAGGTATGATGGCTATGCGTCAAGAGAAAAGCATCACTATTGCTCCCGGCGCGGAGTTTGTTTTTAAGCCTGGTAGCTATCACATTATGCTTATGGGGTTAACGAAGCCTCTGAAAAGCGGTAATGAAGTGAACATAACTCTAGTGTCACAATCTGGAACCGAATATCCAATTACCTTGCCAGTGAAAAGTCCTATGGACGAACAGAACCATCAACATCATCACCACCATTAGAGGTTTATTGTGAATAAACAAAGTCTAGAGAATTGGTTAGACGCCAGTTGGATGATACGAGCATTCGTAGGATCGATTGCCGTTTATCTTTTGGTCGCCGTGGTGCTCGGTTTTATTTGGTCGGATGAACCTGAACCGTTTTCTGTTACAAACGTGACAGCGGATTACGCAGAACAAGAACAGCAATCAGTGGTTACTGGTTACACCACATCGATTACGTTGATGAAAGTAGCAGAAACACTGCTGCAAAAATCGGGCGGCTACTTGACGAATGATATTTTACCCCCGGGGTTGTGGCTCGATAATATTCCCCACTGGGAGTACGGAGTATTGGTTCAAGTGCGAGACTTGAGTCGAGCTTTGCGTAAAGATTTTAGTCGAAGCCAAAGTCAAAGCACAGAGAACCTAGATTTAGCCGTTGCAGAGCCCCAATTCCACTTTGACAACAATTCTTGGGCTTTACCTGATAGTGAGGGAGAGTATCAGCGTGGTATAGATAAATTAGCGAGTTATGCTCACGATCTCGCCGATAATCAACAAAGCGCTCAGTTCTTTGCTCGTGCCGATAATTTACGGCAGTGGCTTAAAGATGTTGAAACTCGACTAGGCTCTCTAAGCCAGCGTTTGAGTGCAAGCGTTGGACAAAAGAGAATCAACATCGACTTAGCAGGAAATACTGCCAATCATCAGAGTACAGAAAACGATGATGAATTTGTTGCAAAAACCCCGTGGACAGAGATTGATGATGTTTTCTATGAGGCACGGGGAACCACTTGGGCACTGATGCACTTCCTCAAAGCAGTGGAAGTCGATTTTGCAGATATTTTGCATAAGAAAAATGCACTGGTCAGTGTTAAGCAAATTGTTAGGGAGCTTGAGGCTACACAGGAAGAAATCTGGTCTCCTGTCATTCTTAACGGCAGTGGATTTGGTTTGACGGCAAATCACTCTTTGGTTATGGCCTCCTACATTGCACGGGCTAACGCAGCGATTATTGATCTACGCCGATTATTATCCGAGGGATAAATTTTAGGGGTTGGTATAGCAAGCAGACAAAACTCTTCTACACTTAAAATTGTCTGCCAATGTTGAATAGGAAACGGAGTTTCAATGGCCAACCCATCATACGATGAATATGTAGAAGAATTATATAATCGCTTACAAAAACTGCAAAATCACTATATTGCTGAGCAAAATCCCAATGCTCAAATGGTTGGTCCGCTACTTGCGCTGACCATGCTTGTGAAGAGTGATTTACTGCCATTCGCAAGGGATCGTTATAAAAGTATGGAATTGGGTCCGCAATGGAAAATTGCTGAGGACCACCTGCTTGAGTTACGAAGTGATGTAGAGTCCATGCTAGCAGGTCCCAACGCTTTCTATAATCGAAAAGCAGGATAGGTTAGCGGACCATAACTTGATACACTATGGCTTGCAAAGCCAGTGTATCAAAGGTATCGCCAAAGCCGCATGCGACTCGACAAATTCCTTGCTAACTACTCATCCCTCAGCCGAACTGAAGCTACCAAGGCGCTAAAGCAGAAACGCGTTTTAGTTAATGGCGATCTTGTCAAAACCGGCTCCCACAAAGTGGCTAATGACGATCAAGTTTGGCTTGATGGTAGACGGATTGAAATGAACACAGCCGTGTATTTCATGATGAATAAACCGGCCAATTATCTTTGTGCGAACGCCGATCCACAGCATGCCCTTGTTTTTGATTTAATTGACGAAGCGAGTACCTACGTTTTACATACAGTGGGACGCTTAGATCTGGATACCACCGGGCTATTGCTTATTACTGACGATGGCCAATGGTCTCATCGTTTGACCTCTCCTAAACATCATATCCCTAAAACTTACCGGGTTTGGTTAGATGAGCCACTCGTTGCGGATGCAGAGATTCAATGTGAGCAAGGGTTACTACTGCGATCTGAATCCAAGCCTACATTACCTGCTGAATTAAATCGGATAACAGACACAGAGGTGTTGATCACAATATCGGAGGGTCGTTATCACCAAGTTAAGCGTATGTTTGCTGCCATGGGTAATCGCGTGGTAAGACTGCACAGAGAACGTATTGGGCCCCTTGAGTTGGATCCTAATTTAGCGCCTGGCGAATACCGCTCTTTAACTCAACAAGAATTAGACGTACTCGGTATCGCTAATACCGAT from Bermanella marisrubri carries:
- a CDS encoding bifunctional diguanylate cyclase/phosphodiesterase, whose protein sequence is MSIRRQLAIGIGLLMIVIMGGNFIINVKQLVAHYEAQLQARADETATTLALSMTQSAERYDDASLRSMVDVIFDRGQFKQVRFDYVDSDKFVARYAPEEDVHDVPYWFQSVIDMQAGYAQEQVSKGWQQLGILSVKMHTAPMYQQLWIMFKAELAWFAIMGLIVVYGIRLLLNWQLQPLQDILVLVDKLARNQFVHIHKQPKSKELVDLVSAMNRLSDRLNASFVAHSETVGRLQQANFDDALTQLKNRRGWEQFLQEWMTENSFRPGWAMLIRIDNLQSLNSEFGQTKVDELLLQIAIFLKTHGSLNQEHVSIARTGGGEFWIFCPDPLDKQFTKHISELVESLTRLSFVEQFCAEIYAAALPVQSVIAPASLKHQLDLLFNRARTEHKTLLIGEMTDHTFTNWVHWQKALVEALNGQHLQLYRQPLFNIEGEIIQYELHSRLKMDDRVMAAGEFWPLVERLKMTREFDERVIELFIKQFDKWQSVDTWVINISGASINQFSFRAWVEETLTADLRKKIMLEFSEYTLANLSGGAENWLHKMADQGLRISVDHLGTSGRNFSFLSRFPITQGKIQRRYIHNINQHTEHRFFVTGMIQILHGQKALCLAEGVETHAEKSMLIELGIDGVMGYGLAEPEHWR
- a CDS encoding copper chaperone PCu(A)C, with protein sequence MNQRYSRIATFCLVFFSLLGTNQAVADLTAKDGWVRALPPTQPNTAAFLTLSNSGEKSIVLVDVRSEAAKKVEYHSHKKQASGMMAMRQEKSITIAPGAEFVFKPGSYHIMLMGLTKPLKSGNEVNITLVSQSGTEYPITLPVKSPMDEQNHQHHHHH
- a CDS encoding DUF2333 family protein, translating into MNKQSLENWLDASWMIRAFVGSIAVYLLVAVVLGFIWSDEPEPFSVTNVTADYAEQEQQSVVTGYTTSITLMKVAETLLQKSGGYLTNDILPPGLWLDNIPHWEYGVLVQVRDLSRALRKDFSRSQSQSTENLDLAVAEPQFHFDNNSWALPDSEGEYQRGIDKLASYAHDLADNQQSAQFFARADNLRQWLKDVETRLGSLSQRLSASVGQKRINIDLAGNTANHQSTENDDEFVAKTPWTEIDDVFYEARGTTWALMHFLKAVEVDFADILHKKNALVSVKQIVRELEATQEEIWSPVILNGSGFGLTANHSLVMASYIARANAAIIDLRRLLSEG
- the rsuA gene encoding 16S rRNA pseudouridine(516) synthase RsuA, yielding MRLDKFLANYSSLSRTEATKALKQKRVLVNGDLVKTGSHKVANDDQVWLDGRRIEMNTAVYFMMNKPANYLCANADPQHALVFDLIDEASTYVLHTVGRLDLDTTGLLLITDDGQWSHRLTSPKHHIPKTYRVWLDEPLVADAEIQCEQGLLLRSESKPTLPAELNRITDTEVLITISEGRYHQVKRMFAAMGNRVVRLHRERIGPLELDPNLAPGEYRSLTQQELDVLGIANTDL